GGAGATGGTCCACCCCCTGACGCCAACGGAAGAACCGCTACCTTTCATGAACATCTTTTACTCCAAGGGGACCGTGGAGGTCATAAGTGTATGGGGACGGGTGGATAAAGGGTCGTTTACGGTGAAGATGGTCCCCTCAGATATGAGCTACGACAGGCTCAGCGGTACGATAGAGCTGGTCTTCCACCCAGAGGGTGGCGGTTCGATAGTGGTCACTCTCCACGGAAACACGAAGCTGGCACGAACGCTCAAGAGCGCAGCCAGGGCATGCAAAGGAGAAGAAGCAAGAAATAGGGTCAGCCGCTGAACCTCATCACAGCTCAGGACTCGGCAAAGTCATCATTCCCAGCAGCGTTTTGAGTTCTTCCCTTAAAGCGGTTACCGTTTCCTCGTCCGGATCCGTTATTCCTCCGTACCGCCTGATGACTTCATAGACCTCCGGATATCTGCTCCCAAGCATTCCCTCCAGTCCTCCCGCAGGGAGGAGCATTCCAGTATCCCGGTACACGAGATAAGCTCCGAGGGTGTAGAGGGCGTCCATAAGTGCCATGTGCGCCATCTCAAAGCGCCCCTCCGAGAGATAGTAGTTGCCGCGCTCGAGGTAGGCCCAAACCTTATCGAGAAGCTCCCTTTCCACTCTCAACACCGCACAGGGTTTATAAGGGGTTTCTAATAAATCTGTCGGGGGAAGATGAGGGCTGAAGTCATCGCCTGGACGGTCGCGGTTCTCACGATTGTGTACCTCGCGTGGAGGACGGTTAGCCCATTGGTTACCCCGATATTCTTCGGCCTGGTTCTCGCCTACGCCGCCTACCCAATCCACCGCCGGCTGAAAGGGCGTATAGGCAAGAGGAAATCCGCGGCACTCCTGACGGCGGGAACCGTGGGGCTAGGGGGAGTGATAACCTTCGAGCTCCTTATGATTTCCGTCCGTGTTGCCGCGTCGTTCTACGACAGCATCGTCGAGTTCTTCAACTGGCTGATGATCCAGCCCCTCCCTCCGGAAGTTCTAGACTTCCTACAGAGGTTTTCGGACCAGCTGATTCCGCGCCTCTCGGATTACATATCCCGTGGGACCCTCTCGATCCCCCTCTACCTCCTCCAGCTCTTCGTTTTCCTCCTAACGTTCTACTACTCCCTTGCCTACGCTGAAGACATCTCAAGGCAGATACACCTTTCACTTCCGCGGAAGAACCGCGAGCTCGGCGAGAGAATACTAGAGAGCCTCAACAGGACCCTTGGAGCCCTAGTCCGGGCCTGGTTGGTGCTCAACGTGGTCAAAGGGATCCTCATGACCTTTGGCTTCATAATATTCGGCGTCTCCGACATCTACACGGCCATAGTTGCCGGCTTCCTAACGTTTCTGTTCTCCTTCGTCCCGCTCTTCGAGGGCTGGATGATATGGGCCATAGCGGCCGCCTACTTCGCCATGAACGGCTCTTATCTCCACGCCGCGGGAATAGCGCTCTACGGCTTCCTCCTCGTCTCGCCGATTCCAGACTACACGATAAGGCCCATGATGGTGGCGAAAGACGCTGACCTCGATGAGACGCTGGTGTTCATCGGTATGATAGGCGGAACCTGGGCCATGGGAGTGAAGGGACTCATAATCGGCCCGATAGTCCTCAACCTCCTCCTCGTCCTGCTGAAAGAGTGGAAAAGGATCATAAACGAGAGAGAACCTTCACACCGGCACCCTCAAGCTCCTTCAAAGCCCGCCCCTCGTCCTCAGGGTTGATTCCCTTCACGGCATCGCGGAGGAGATATGTTTCAAAGCCGTGCTTTACCGCATCTAGGGCTGTGGCCTTTACGCAGTACTCGGTCGCCACCCCACAGATGTAGACCCTTTTTACGCCGTTTCTCTTCAGAATCTCCGCCAGTTCAGTTCCCTCGAAGCCTGAATAGGCCTCCTTGTCCGGCTCCGTCGCCTTCGAGATTATAACAGCGTCAGCTGGAAGCTCCACGACGAACTCTGCCCCCGGCGTGTTCTGGACGCAGTGCCTCGGCCAGGGGCCGCCGTTCTCCCTGAAGCTGATGTGGTTCTCCGGGTGCCAGTCGCGGGTGGCAACTATCAAAGCCCCCCTCCTCCGGAACTCCTCGATGTACCGGTTGCACCGGGGTATTATCCTGTCCCCCTCCGGAACGGGCAAAGCCCCGCCGGGCATGAAGTCCCTC
This Thermococcus cleftensis DNA region includes the following protein-coding sequences:
- a CDS encoding AI-2E family transporter — translated: MRAEVIAWTVAVLTIVYLAWRTVSPLVTPIFFGLVLAYAAYPIHRRLKGRIGKRKSAALLTAGTVGLGGVITFELLMISVRVAASFYDSIVEFFNWLMIQPLPPEVLDFLQRFSDQLIPRLSDYISRGTLSIPLYLLQLFVFLLTFYYSLAYAEDISRQIHLSLPRKNRELGERILESLNRTLGALVRAWLVLNVVKGILMTFGFIIFGVSDIYTAIVAGFLTFLFSFVPLFEGWMIWAIAAAYFAMNGSYLHAAGIALYGFLLVSPIPDYTIRPMMVAKDADLDETLVFIGMIGGTWAMGVKGLIIGPIVLNLLLVLLKEWKRIINEREPSHRHPQAPSKPAPRPQG
- a CDS encoding nicotinamidase, encoding MPEEALIVVDMQRDFMPGGALPVPEGDRIIPRCNRYIEEFRRRGALIVATRDWHPENHISFRENGGPWPRHCVQNTPGAEFVVELPADAVIISKATEPDKEAYSGFEGTELAEILKRNGVKRVYICGVATEYCVKATALDAVKHGFETYLLRDAVKGINPEDEGRALKELEGAGVKVLSRL